The Corynebacterium confusum genome has a window encoding:
- a CDS encoding MerR family transcriptional regulator, whose translation MQNSNFKIGEVVDQTGLSIPTLRYYDNVGLITPSGRSPGGFRLYSEADVRRVLLVRRMKPLGFTLDQMREFLEAAEILHSSDGGQDSDPAQQARSNAKATLADIREETRTRYEKLRKQIAYAEEFLDLVNTLAP comes from the coding sequence ATGCAAAACAGTAATTTCAAGATCGGCGAGGTCGTTGACCAGACTGGGTTGTCGATTCCCACCTTGCGTTATTATGACAACGTCGGCCTGATTACCCCATCGGGGCGTAGCCCTGGTGGGTTCAGGCTTTATAGTGAGGCTGATGTACGTCGTGTTTTGCTGGTGCGACGGATGAAACCGCTGGGGTTTACTCTGGATCAGATGCGAGAATTCCTGGAAGCTGCGGAGATTCTTCATAGTTCAGATGGCGGGCAGGACAGTGATCCCGCACAGCAGGCACGGAGTAATGCCAAGGCCACCCTTGCCGACATTCGTGAGGAGACGCGCACCCGCTACGAAAAGCTACGCAAGCAAATTGCCTACGCTGAGGAATTCCTCGATCTGGTCAACACCCTGGCACCCTAA
- a CDS encoding SulP family inorganic anion transporter — MTETSTAAPRPLLSPDGADAPTGIIASFRYAFSSPARIRIEILAGLAVSLALIPEAIAFSILAGVDPAMGLFSSVVMAIAIAFTGGRPAMTTGATGAIALVIAPVARGYGMDYFIATVLLGGVLQIVLGALGVAKLQRFIPRSVMLGFVNALGIMIFTAQLEHLIDVPWIVYPLVGLGVVIMIFFPKLTSVIPAPLVTIIVLTGLVIAAGLTVPTVSDMGKMPETLPSLFIPNVPWTLETLQIIAPYALAMAVVGLMESLMTAKLVDDITDTHSDKTRESWGQGVANIASGFFGGMGGCAMIGQTMINVRESGARTRLSTLLAGVFLLVLVLALGDIVGMIPMAALVAIMIMVSVGTIDWHSVHPRTLKLMPVSETIVMAVTIIATLATSNLAIGVVLGVVTAMIMFARRMAHIASIEKVSEIDGDGDGEIDTRTYRVHGQLFWASSNDLVYRFDYTDSARHITIDLTEAEIWDASTVATFDAITQKFQDRGKTVSIIGLDGPSQDRLNRLSGRLGTGH, encoded by the coding sequence ATGACTGAAACTAGCACGGCGGCCCCCCGCCCCCTCCTGAGTCCAGACGGCGCTGATGCCCCTACCGGGATCATCGCATCCTTCCGTTACGCATTTTCTTCCCCCGCCCGTATCCGTATAGAGATTCTGGCCGGACTGGCGGTATCCCTGGCGCTGATCCCTGAGGCCATTGCCTTTTCCATCCTTGCCGGTGTTGACCCAGCCATGGGTCTGTTTTCCTCGGTAGTCATGGCCATTGCGATCGCCTTTACCGGTGGCCGCCCGGCAATGACCACCGGCGCCACCGGGGCTATTGCCCTAGTCATTGCTCCTGTGGCGCGTGGTTACGGGATGGATTATTTCATCGCCACCGTCCTGTTGGGCGGTGTCCTACAAATCGTGCTCGGCGCCCTCGGTGTGGCGAAACTTCAGCGTTTTATCCCCCGATCGGTGATGCTGGGTTTCGTCAATGCACTGGGCATTATGATTTTCACCGCCCAACTCGAACACCTCATTGATGTGCCTTGGATAGTCTACCCACTCGTCGGCTTGGGTGTGGTGATCATGATTTTCTTCCCCAAGCTCACCAGTGTGATCCCCGCCCCGCTGGTCACGATTATCGTGCTCACCGGTTTGGTCATTGCCGCCGGTTTGACTGTCCCGACGGTCTCGGACATGGGCAAGATGCCGGAGACCTTACCGTCCCTGTTTATTCCGAACGTGCCGTGGACGTTGGAGACCCTGCAGATCATCGCGCCTTATGCCCTGGCCATGGCCGTGGTCGGTCTCATGGAATCGTTGATGACCGCCAAGCTCGTCGATGACATCACCGACACTCATTCCGATAAAACTCGCGAATCCTGGGGACAGGGGGTGGCTAATATTGCCTCCGGTTTCTTCGGCGGCATGGGCGGCTGCGCGATGATCGGTCAAACCATGATCAACGTCCGCGAATCCGGGGCACGTACCCGCCTATCCACCCTGTTAGCCGGTGTGTTCCTGCTGGTCCTGGTCCTGGCACTGGGCGACATCGTTGGCATGATCCCGATGGCTGCGCTGGTGGCAATCATGATCATGGTCTCGGTCGGCACCATCGACTGGCACTCGGTGCATCCACGCACCCTTAAACTCATGCCGGTCTCTGAGACCATTGTTATGGCCGTGACGATTATTGCCACCCTAGCCACCAGCAACCTGGCCATTGGTGTGGTGCTGGGTGTGGTCACCGCGATGATCATGTTCGCCCGTCGGATGGCACATATCGCTTCCATTGAAAAGGTCTCCGAGATCGACGGCGACGGCGATGGCGAGATTGATACTCGTACCTACCGGGTGCATGGCCAGTTGTTTTGGGCATCAAGCAATGACCTGGTTTATCGCTTTGATTACACCGATTCTGCCCGTCATATCACTATTGATCTCACTGAGGCGGAGATCTGGGATGCCTCCACGGTCGCGACCTTTGACGCGATTACGCAGAAGTTCCAGGACAGAGGCAAAACCGTGTCCATTATCGGGCTCGACGGTCCCAGTCAGGACCGGCTGAACCGCCTGTCTGGCCGGCTTGGCACCGGCCACTAA